In the genome of Ctenopharyngodon idella isolate HZGC_01 chromosome 19, HZGC01, whole genome shotgun sequence, one region contains:
- the dtnbp1b gene encoding LOW QUALITY PROTEIN: dystrobrevin binding protein 1b (The sequence of the model RefSeq protein was modified relative to this genomic sequence to represent the inferred CDS: inserted 2 bases in 1 codon): protein MASPGSSGGSKRNSSELEHAQRVPEAEPVQPQVKLKDRQKFFEEAFQQDMEHYLSTGYLQIAERRETIGSMSSMEVNVDMLEQMDLMDMSDHEALDVFLNSGGEDNSVASPMLGPDVESFTSEITLQVPTQADLRHKLASLSSTCTDSASQDTEAGEEEEYNDDDEDDERGQAANRGSLLVQPDQEEVEEDARLXKREQNQPIKNCESSSSS from the exons CGGAGCTGGAGCATGCTCAGAGAGTACCGGAGGCGGAGCCTGTCCAGCCACAGGTAAAACTGAAGGACAGGCAAAAATTCTTTGAAGAGGCTTTTCAGCAGGACATGGAACACTACCTGTCCACAGGATACCTACAGATTGCAGAGAGAAGAG AGACAATAGGAAGCATGTCATCAATGGAGGTGAACGTGGACATGCTGGAGCAAATGGATCTGATGGATATGTCTGACCACGAGGCGTTGGATGTCTTTCTCAACTCTGGTGGTGAGGACAACAGCGTGGCCTCACCGATGCTgg GTCCAGATGTGGAGTCGTTCACCTCTGAGATCACTCTTCAGGTGCCCACACAGGCGGACCTGAGACACAAGCTGGCATCGCTGTCCTCCACCTGCACGGACTCAGCCAGCCAAGACACGGAGGCAGGGGAAGAGGAGGAGTACAacgatgatgatgaagatgatgagaGGGGACAAGCAGCCAACCGGGGCTCTCTGCTTGTCCAGCCAGATCAGGAAGAGGTTGAGGAGGATGCCAGGTT GAAAAGAGAACAAAACCAGCCAATCAAGAACtgtgagagcagcagctcatccTGA